The Triticum aestivum cultivar Chinese Spring chromosome 5A, IWGSC CS RefSeq v2.1, whole genome shotgun sequence genomic sequence aaggggctgaagtcgtcgccgccatcgtcgtcgtcggccttctcctccttgacgcgggcgcccctgctggacccctccccggcgtcgccatggcgaacaggcggcggcgcgtagtcgtcgtcgtcgctgtcgcacaagacgacgaccccgccttcctcgcggccgcgtcggcgctcctcgaagcggcgtagggcggcgcgctggcgctccttctccttctcgtggcgcgccttctccatcgcaatggagtcctggcgcgcccattcgagggcggcgtcgtcgtcgtcgtcgaactcggccttcaccggcgccagccccggctccgtctttggcttgacgaagcgcggaggagccgacgagggggcgcgctggccgccctcgttgatgacgataccggcgctgcgagtgcgccggccgagcggcgtctccgccgcgggctcggccttgacgccgagcagcgccaGAGAGCCAGAGGAGTGTGAAGAAGAAcgggatgaggaggaagaagaggaggcgccgaacctccttggagcccatggcccggcgcgtcgatgctgcgccggggcggccaccctcgccgggggtacgccaacggcgggtcgttgccgccctcgaggtacgtgagcacgccctcgagtgtgcggccggggacgccccaccagaggtggcgtccctcgctgttctgccggccgccgaccaccggcgcgccgttggtggacgccaagcgctgctgttggcggcgctcgaaatacgccgcccaggccgcgtggttgtcggcggcgtaccgggggagggagagctcggcgtcggtgagggacgcgcgcatgatctcgacctcctcggcgaagtacctcggcttcgccacggcgtcgagcaacgggggaatgggcactcccccggcgctgagtctccaccccgtcggcccggcgcgcatgttcggcggcgccgggatgttcgcctggaacaggagtcaagactcctgttcgcggagtgaacggcggccgaagccgttggccgccgccgtatctccggggaagcgttctgccatggcgaaggcggggctgggcgggctcgggagaggtagagggaggggctgggcggcggcgctcggggagaggtagggagaggaagggctggacggcggcgaggggcggggctggtgtgggcgcAGGTGAGTGGAGgccgccggcttttatagccgggccgtgcccgtgtgtacgcgtgcgagggagtggaggcgtcggcgcgccgtcccgtgaacgcgccgcccgtgaggaatcaatggcaaggctgaccggcggcagccttgccattgatttcccgcgggaaccgaggccgttgggggaagacgaggcgccgagtcgctgacgcggctggcccgcgtctttttcgcgccaaaacagctcgtcccggcgcccccgggcgccccccagtgcgccgggttcggcctgggtccgccggcgctgttttcggctcAAGCCGGCGAGAATCGGGCTTCTgaaggcgcgactgggccgttttttaggcgccggcgcgaaaaaatcgcctggggaggcctttctAGGGGcatggctggagatgccctaagacagCAGCCGGATGGCCTTTATTTATCATCACCTGGTGTACTGTCCCAGGTGGAGGTTGTACATGCACTACTGTTCCAGGTGCAGGTTGTACATGTACTATGCATAGACCAACAGCAAGCTCACCTGATCGACCCGATGGCCACTGCCGCCGCAGGTTTCGCCACCGCCTTGTACCTCTTGGCGAGCAGCACGAAGAGCACCAGGTCGGCCGCGTTGAGCGcggcgatgaggaagaagaacctGTCCACATGGCCCTGGTTGAGGTTCTGCGGTATCCACCCGGCTTGGCCCCCGCTGCGGCTGCCCGCCATGACCAGCGACACGATCAGGCTGTTCGCGTAGCTCCCGGCCGACATGGACGCCCCGGACATTGCGCTGCCGAGGCTCCTCATGCCGTCCGGGAGCTGGTCGTTGAAGAACTCCGTCATGGTCACGTACATGAACACCTCCGACGCCCCGATCAGCAGGTACTGGGGGATCTGCCAGAGGACGCTCAGGCGGTACCGGTCCGCGTGCTTCAGCCTCTGCCGCTCCACCAGCGCCGCCGCGATCATCGCTGTGGTTGATATGACGAGCCCGATGCCCATCCTCTGGAGCTCGGTTGGCTCCTTTGATCTCTTCGACAGGGGTTTGGCGATGCAGAATGTGTAGATGAAGACGAATGATGTTACGCCGATGATCTCGAAGATGCCGATGCCTGCGGCGGGGATCGTGAATTTGTTGATGGTGTTGTCCATGGCCTGTGCTTGCTCGATGAACACCGAGGACATCTGCGAGTATGTGGTGGAGTAGATGATGCTGCATAGCCATATTGGAATGAGTTGAAGGATGCATTTCACTTGCTCCACTTGAGTGACTGTGTAGAGCCGCCGCGGCCTGGATGCTGGCTGCTCGCCCGGTAGAAGGATGGATGGGTCCTCGATCACCGCCGCCTTGTCCAAAAACCTGCAaaaggtaaacacaccacataaCTATGTATACATGGCAGAAACATTTGAGCAATACATACAAGGTAGGTAGAGGTACAAGAGAATATATTGGGTTGTGTTACCTGTATCCTGGTGTGTGTGCAATCTTCTTGCCCCCATTAACACTGTGAGTTCCATCCACCTCATACAGTTTTTCCACTTGGGTTGGGACGGTGAGGTGCCTCTTCTTCGTTGCAGCAACCAAGACATTTCCCACGGTGGCGGCAGGGTTCCCGCAGGGCATGAAGTGCCTGAACCTCTTGGTCCCGGCGGCGAACAGGAGGAGGCCGAGAAGAGCCGCCGCCGCTGAGATCACGAAGGCGGCCGCCCATCTCCCCTGGTCCTCGATGTAGGTGAGAAAAGTGACGGCCACCAGGCTGCCCAGGTTGTTGGCCACGAAGAAGTAGCCGTAGAAGGCCGTCTTGGACCTCTTCTCCTTGGTGTGCTCCTCGTCGAACTGGTCGGCGCCGAACGTCGTGTTGGTGGGCTGGTAGGCTCCGTTCCCGAGTGCGATCTTGTATATGGCCACATAGAATATCGCTATCTCGGCTGCCGTTGGTGTCCTGCAGGTCTTGGTGTCACCCGATTCCGACTCGCAGCTGAAGTTGTGCAGGAAGAAATAGGAGGATATGGCGAGCTCCACCAGTCCCTGTCAACCAATCAGTATATGTGCATATCAATGCCTAAGATCGAGCTAGCTGCCATCGAAACTAAAAAAGAaagtacaagaagaagaagaagaagaagaagaagaagaagaagaagaagagtagttACGGCGAGGAAGATGAGCTGGAAGATGATGCAGGACTTGTATCTTCCCCAGTAGGAGTCGGCGATGATGGCGCCGACGATGGAGAAGACGTAGGTGGTGCCGGACCAGTTGCTCACATGCTTGGCGGCGTTGGCGTTGTCCAGCTGCATCACCACCCTCATGAAGGTCACCAGGTTGATGCTCACGCCGTTCACCGCCATCGTCGCAAGCGCCTGGTTGACTGCATTGCATTTGCATCCATGAGTGACGTGCACATGTTTGTTATGCCAGGCCAAACCCACGGTGGTTCTGGTTGCAGGTCTGACTTTAGttttggctatatatatatacctcCTCCAGAGCAAACAAAAAAACTACTAACAACTAGTAATAAATATGGTAGATCCGCTTAGGATTCCACTCCTCTTGTGTGGTCATCACGTATAGTGAGTAATTAAGATACCGGCCGTATTTACAAAAGAAATCTCTGAATTATACCAGTACATTTATAGTAGGAGAAACATATACTTGGTGCTAATTCGGTGAGAGTATTTTCGGAATTGGGATAAATCTAATCTAAGCAACAAGATATATATGCTAGTACTACTTACGCAGGATGAGGAGTCCGGCAGGCCATCCACCAGATTTGGCTCTCAGGCACGGGCTGCCGTTCCAATCCACCGACCCATCCATCGTCGTCTCTTCGCCTTCTCCTTCCCCTTGATCTCCGGCGACCACGATAACATGGTCATGGTCTTGGACATGATCCCTCTCACCCTCCTGAGCAATCTGCACATACACATACACAAGTACATCTATCAGTCATCCATGATTGATGGTGCATCACAGGtgaagagagaagaaaagaaaagaggaaaaagTAGCTAGGCCTGCATCCATTCTACATACGTCCATGATGAAAGGGAAACTGCAGTCTTGTTTGCGCTTGCGCTTCCACgcccctcctcctctcttctcaAGGTCAGAGGATAGATGCACCTATATATATATCTCCTGGTGTTTGTATCTATGCCTATGCGTTTGGGTGTTGATGATGTAATATGCTGGTGTGTATTATTTATGTGTTCATGTATGTATATACATGACCAGCCAGGATGATATGCCAGGTAGGTGGCAGGTGTGTTGCAATACAAAGAGCCAAACCGCATGGCGGAGGGCAAGCCTGGTCATGCAACGTGGTCTCACCCTCTTAATTGCACTGCCAATTGTCATATCTTTTCTCATGACTAATAGTATCAAGATATAATGTTCAAAGAAAATGTATCAAGATATCTCCTATATCTCTTGTCATGCATTTCCACAATTTAAGCGGCGCTCGGTCCTCTTGCTTTGATTTCTTTTTAATGGCCCTGTGGTGAATACTTTCCATGTTAGGCTTATTACTTTTCACATCGGCTAATTATGTCGGTGGTGAGGAACTCCTATTCTTTGGCCATCATGTTCAAGTTATGGTGGCGACAAAGTGGGAGCGTCCTGGGGCCGACAACTAACCGACTTACTTTCTGAATGGTCAATGATAGGTGTTGGTTGGCCAATTGGCGGCTTGCGGTCGGGGTGCTTTGCCGAGACGTATGGGGTGGATAGTTTCGTAAAAGGAAATACATAATGCACCCACACATAATAAGAACGGTCAATCTCTCGTCATCTTGTTTTGTCGAGACGTACGGGGTGGATTGTTTCGTAAAAGGAGATACATAATGCACCCCGACATAATAAGAACGGTCGATCTCTCGCCGTCTTGTTTTGTCGAGACGTCTGGGGTGGATAGTTTCGTAAAAGGAGATACTTAATGCACCCACACGTAATAAGAACATTCGATCTCTCGTCATCTTGTTTTGTNNNNNNNNNNNNNNNNNNNNNNNNNNNNNNNNNNNNNNNNNNNNNNNNNNNNNNNNNNNNNNNNNNNNNNNNNNNNNNNNNNNNNNNNNNNNNNNNNNNNNNNNNNNNNNNNNNNNNNNNNNNNNNNNNNNNNNNNNNNNNNNNNNNNNNNNNNNNNNNNNNNNNNNNNNNNNNNNNNNNNNNNNNNNNNNNNNNNNNNNNNNNNNNNNNNNNNNNNNNNNNNNNNNNNNNNNNNNNNNNNNNNNNNNNNNNNNNNNNNNNNNNNNNNNNNNNNNNNNNNNNNNNNNNNNNNNNNNNNNNNNNNNNNNNNNNNNNNNNNNNNNNNNNNNNNNNNNNNNNNNNNNNNNNNNNNNNNNNNNNNNNNNNNNNNNNNNNNNNNNNNNNNNNNNNNNNNNNNNNNNNNNNNNNNNNNNNNNNNNNNNNNNNNNNNNNNNNNNNNNNNNNNNNNNNNNNNNNNNNNNNNNNNNNNNNNNNNNNNNNNNNNGTAATAAGAGATATGTAATGCACCCACAACATAAGAAGAATATTCGATCTCTCGTCATCTTGTTTTGTCGAGGCGTTTGGGGTGGATAGTTTCGTAAAAGGAGATACGTAATGCACCCACACATAATAAGAACATTCGATCTCCCGTCATCTTGTTTTGTCGAGACATCTAGCGGGGGGTAGTTTCATAAAAGGAGATACATACTGCACCACAATATAAGAAGAATGTTCGATCTCTTGTCATCTTGTTTGGTCGATATGTCTCGGGTGGATAGTTACGTAATAAGAGATATGTAATGCACCACATGATAAGAAGAATATTTGATCTTCCATCAACTTTGACCGACGAACTCTATGTATAAACCAAACCCGGATGTCCATCTCTCACCCACCACCATCCGCTTGTTGTGCCCACATGATATCACTCGCCGAGCCAATATTGCTctctcctctcccccctctctGAGCGAGGGCCATCCTCTTGTCTCATGTCATGCATCCAAATCCTCACAGACTATTCGGgattgttgcatggaaaacaaatatTTATTTCCTATGGATTCACCCAAGATCAATCTACTAGATGCTAGCAACGAGTGGGAGTTTGttcacatacccttgtagaccgaaagcggaaacgttcaACGAACGTGGTTAATGTAGTTGTACTTTCTTCATGATCCAATCCAATCAAGCACCGCACGAATGTCACCTCCGAGATATGCAC encodes the following:
- the LOC123106143 gene encoding protein NRT1/ PTR FAMILY 7.3-like yields the protein MDIAQEGERDHVQDHDHVIVVAGDQGEGEGEETTMDGSVDWNGSPCLRAKSGGWPAGLLILLNQALATMAVNGVSINLVTFMRVVMQLDNANAAKHVSNWSGTTYVFSIVGAIIADSYWGRYKSCIIFQLIFLAGLVELAISSYFFLHNFSCESESGDTKTCRTPTAAEIAIFYVAIYKIALGNGAYQPTNTTFGADQFDEEHTKEKRSKTAFYGYFFVANNLGSLVAVTFLTYIEDQGRWAAAFVISAAAALLGLLLFAAGTKRFRHFMPCGNPAATVGNVLVAATKKRHLTVPTQVEKLYEVDGTHSVNGGKKIAHTPGYRFLDKAAVIEDPSILLPGEQPASRPRRLYTVTQVEQVKCILQLIPIWLCSIIYSTTYSQMSSVFIEQAQAMDNTINKFTIPAAGIGIFEIIGVTSFVFIYTFCIAKPLSKRSKEPTELQRMGIGLVISTTAMIAAALVERQRLKHADRYRLSVLWQIPQYLLIGASEVFMYVTMTEFFNDQLPDGMRSLGSAMSGASMSAGSYANSLIVSLVMAGSRSGGQAGWIPQNLNQGHVDRFFFLIAALNAADLVLFVLLAKRYKAVAKPAAAVAIGSIR